Within the Beduinella massiliensis genome, the region GAGGACTCCTACATGCCGGTCTTTAGGGTTGGCGAAAGTCACGCACGTGCGGCTGCATCGCTGCTGCGCGTGCCTTTTTTTTCGGCGAGCCACCAGGAAGGGCATATCCGCGCCGCGCGAGTGGATTCCGGAATCGCCGGCGAGGTCTTTTTAGCGCTGCATCTTTCCGGCGGCACGACCGAACTGCTGCTTTCCCGTCCGGGCGAGCTGCGTCTTTTAGGCGGTTCGATGGATCTGCACGCGGGTCAGCTTGTGGATCGCGTGGGCGTCCGAATAGGGCTTTCCTTTCCGGCGGGCCCTGAAATGGAGCGCCTGGCGATGGCGGGGAAATCTCAAGGATTGCTGAAGGTCAGCATGCGAGGGATAGATTGCTCGCTTTCGGGAGCGGAGACGCAGATGCTGCGTCTGCTTGACGCGGGGAGCATCGCCCCGCAGGATGCGGCGGCAGAGGTCTTCTCCCTGCTTGCGCGTTCGATTTTACGGATGCTGCTTGCGGCATCGGAGCGCACGGGGGTACGTCAGGCGTTGCTGGCGGGGGGCGTGGCTTCCTCGCTGCACCTTCGCACGCTGCTGCAGGAGAGGATAGCTAAAAGACGGCTGCCTTTGGAGCTGTGCTTCGCAAGGCCGGAGTTCGCGGGGGATAACGCGGTGGGCATAGCCCTGCTCGGCCTTGAACAATTGCTTAAGGAAGAAACGGAGGCGTAAGAATGGCTGCTACGTTGATGGATGGAAAGGCCGTGTCCTCGGCGGTTCGGGAAAAACTGGCGCTGCGCGCGCAAACCCTGCGGGATGCGGGGATTGAGCCCCACCTGGCGGTGGTGCTGGTGGGCGATGA harbors:
- a CDS encoding O-sialoglycoprotein endopeptidase, with the protein product MKAVVGFDTSCYTTSVAAVSIEGEILSSRRRLLRVAQGERGLQQSEGLFQHVSALPGLLQEAMRDIAGCEVAAVCASVRPRPVEDSYMPVFRVGESHARAAASLLRVPFFSASHQEGHIRAARVDSGIAGEVFLALHLSGGTTELLLSRPGELRLLGGSMDLHAGQLVDRVGVRIGLSFPAGPEMERLAMAGKSQGLLKVSMRGIDCSLSGAETQMLRLLDAGSIAPQDAAAEVFSLLARSILRMLLAASERTGVRQALLAGGVASSLHLRTLLQERIAKRRLPLELCFARPEFAGDNAVGIALLGLEQLLKEETEA